The following are encoded in a window of Jeotgalibacillus aurantiacus genomic DNA:
- the rpsF gene encoding 30S ribosomal protein S6, with translation MRKYEIMYIVRPDVDEDQKKAVTERFENILTTNGAEIIESKEWGKRRFAYEINDYREGFYQIVKLNSGSEAINEFDRLAKISEDIVRHMTIREDEK, from the coding sequence ATGAGAAAGTACGAAATCATGTACATTGTCCGTCCAGACGTTGATGAGGATCAGAAGAAAGCTGTAACTGAGCGTTTCGAAAACATCCTTACGACAAACGGAGCGGAGATCATCGAGTCAAAAGAGTGGGGTAAGCGTCGTTTCGCTTACGAAATCAACGATTATCGCGAAGGTTTCTACCAGATCGTGAAGTTGAACTCAGGTTCTGAGGCTATCAACGAATTCGATCGTCTGGCTAAAATCAGCGAAGATATCGTCCGCCACATGACAATCCGTGAAGACGAAAAGTAA
- the yyaC gene encoding spore protease YyaC: MTQPIPSCQVTPTSCRSHVEDSMTPHRLARELAARYPSDGRPIVFVCIGTDRSTGDSLGPLTGSLLEKRKLPHFFQYGTLKEPVHALNLEEVIERIRFLHHDAFIVGIDACLGHFKNIGYLEVGDGPVRPGAGVHKELPATGDIHIIGIVNAGGFMEHAMLQNTRLYLVNEMATMIADAIHYSNILYRKDVMTGSHKNIQQSQ; encoded by the coding sequence ATGACACAACCAATTCCATCCTGCCAGGTTACACCGACAAGCTGCCGAAGCCACGTGGAAGATTCAATGACACCTCATCGTCTGGCGAGAGAACTCGCAGCCCGCTATCCATCCGATGGGCGTCCGATTGTCTTTGTCTGTATCGGAACGGACCGGTCTACAGGGGACTCGCTCGGACCGTTAACCGGTTCATTATTAGAGAAACGGAAGCTGCCTCACTTTTTCCAATATGGCACATTAAAAGAACCGGTACATGCCTTAAATCTCGAAGAAGTGATTGAGCGAATCCGTTTCCTTCATCATGATGCATTTATCGTGGGGATCGATGCATGTCTCGGACATTTTAAAAATATCGGATACCTTGAAGTCGGTGACGGCCCGGTTCGTCCGGGGGCCGGCGTACACAAGGAACTTCCGGCAACCGGTGACATTCATATTATCGGTATTGTTAATGCAGGCGGTTTTATGGAACATGCGATGCTTCAGAACACCCGCTTATATCTGGTCAATGAAATGGCAACGATGATCGCAGACGCGATTCATTACTCCAATATTCTTTACCGTAAGGATGTTATGACAGGTTCCCATAAAAATATACAGCAGTCACAATAG
- the ychF gene encoding redox-regulated ATPase YchF yields the protein MALTAGIVGLPNVGKSTLFNAITKAGAESANYPFCTIDPNVGIVEVPDPRLNKLTELVQPKKTVPTAFEFTDIAGIVKGASKGEGLGNKFLSHIREVDAIVQVVRCFADDNITHVSGKVDPIDDIEVINLELILADLEAVDKRIGRVGKMAKQKDKEAVAEMAVLEKIKEALENNQAARTVELSEEQAKIAKGMHLLTSKPMLYAANVAEDEIADPSNNEYVKRVQEFAADDNAEVIVVCAKIEEEIAELDDEEKAMFLQELGIEESGLDQLIRATYNLLGLATYFTAGVQEVRAWTFRHGMKAPQCAGIIHTDFERGFIRAETVSYDDLIGSGGMTPAKEAGKVRLEGKEYIVKDGDVIHFRFNV from the coding sequence ATGGCATTAACAGCAGGAATTGTAGGTCTTCCGAACGTAGGGAAATCTACTTTATTTAATGCAATAACAAAAGCGGGTGCAGAATCCGCCAACTACCCGTTCTGTACGATTGATCCAAACGTGGGCATCGTAGAAGTACCGGACCCGCGTTTAAATAAGCTGACTGAGCTTGTACAGCCGAAAAAAACAGTTCCAACAGCATTTGAATTTACCGATATTGCCGGGATCGTTAAAGGTGCAAGTAAGGGTGAAGGACTAGGAAACAAGTTCCTTTCACACATCCGTGAAGTGGACGCGATCGTTCAGGTTGTCCGCTGCTTCGCTGATGACAACATTACACACGTTTCCGGAAAAGTGGATCCGATTGATGATATTGAAGTCATCAATCTTGAGCTGATTTTAGCAGACCTTGAAGCCGTTGATAAACGCATCGGCCGCGTCGGCAAGATGGCGAAACAGAAGGATAAAGAAGCCGTAGCTGAAATGGCGGTACTTGAAAAAATCAAAGAAGCACTTGAAAACAACCAGGCTGCCCGTACGGTTGAACTTTCAGAAGAACAGGCGAAAATTGCAAAAGGTATGCATCTTCTCACAAGTAAACCGATGCTTTATGCAGCGAATGTAGCTGAAGATGAAATCGCAGATCCTTCAAACAACGAATATGTAAAGCGTGTACAGGAGTTTGCTGCTGATGATAATGCAGAGGTGATCGTCGTTTGTGCAAAGATCGAAGAAGAAATCGCTGAGCTTGACGATGAGGAAAAAGCAATGTTCCTGCAGGAGCTTGGCATTGAAGAGTCAGGCCTTGATCAGCTGATCCGCGCAACGTATAACCTTCTTGGTCTTGCGACATACTTCACAGCAGGCGTTCAGGAAGTACGTGCATGGACATTCCGCCACGGCATGAAGGCGCCTCAGTGTGCAGGAATCATCCACACTGACTTCGAGCGCGGGTTCATCCGTGCAGAAACGGTATCTTATGATGACCTGATCGGATCAGGCGGTATGACACCAGCTAAAGAAGCCGGAAAAGTTCGTCTTGAAGGAAAAGAATATATCGTAAAAGACGGAGATGTCATTCACTTCCGTTTTAACGTGTAA
- a CDS encoding mechanosensitive ion channel family protein, producing the protein MENQQNEQVEESLSAIGQMWESMVAYLTNEETWISFSLVSLKIIFIILVAGIVVRIAKKVIQKVFTVRSRAPMQLSERREATLLKLLQNVVAYVVYFVAILAILSAVDIDVRGLIAGAGILGLAVGFGAQNLVRDIITGFFIIFEDQFSVGDYVRIGQAEGHVEEIGLRTTKVKSWTGELHIFPNGNITEVTNFSIHNSVAVVDISIAYEEDIERAQDEIRKFCDSLEGKYEEIVMKPELLGVQTLGASEVVMRVIAETQPMKHWYIARELRREIKQHLDGLGIEIPFPRMVMYSREEAGKQLNKKSTE; encoded by the coding sequence ATGGAAAACCAGCAAAACGAACAAGTCGAAGAGAGTTTGAGCGCGATAGGACAAATGTGGGAATCGATGGTCGCGTATCTGACAAATGAAGAAACGTGGATCTCCTTCAGCCTTGTCTCCCTCAAAATCATTTTTATTATACTGGTTGCAGGTATTGTAGTACGGATTGCCAAAAAAGTCATACAAAAAGTGTTCACAGTACGCTCACGTGCTCCGATGCAGCTGTCAGAAAGACGGGAAGCGACCCTCTTAAAGCTGCTGCAGAACGTGGTTGCATACGTCGTTTACTTCGTTGCGATCCTGGCGATTTTGTCAGCTGTGGATATAGATGTCCGCGGGTTAATTGCAGGTGCCGGAATTCTCGGTCTGGCCGTCGGTTTCGGTGCACAAAACCTTGTCCGCGATATTATCACCGGATTTTTCATTATTTTTGAAGATCAGTTTTCAGTAGGTGACTATGTAAGAATTGGTCAGGCGGAAGGTCACGTCGAAGAGATCGGTCTGCGTACAACCAAAGTAAAGAGCTGGACAGGTGAGCTTCACATTTTTCCGAACGGAAATATCACAGAAGTGACGAACTTCTCTATTCATAATAGTGTGGCTGTTGTTGACATCAGCATTGCTTATGAAGAAGATATTGAACGGGCACAGGATGAAATCCGTAAGTTCTGTGATTCGCTTGAAGGGAAGTATGAAGAGATCGTCATGAAGCCTGAGCTTTTAGGTGTACAGACACTCGGTGCTTCTGAAGTCGTCATGCGTGTCATTGCTGAGACCCAGCCAATGAAACATTGGTATATCGCCCGTGAACTGCGACGAGAAATCAAGCAGCATCTTGACGGACTCGGAATCGAAATCCCGTTCCCTCGCATGGTCATGTATTCACGCGAAGAAGCCGGCAAGCAATTGAACAAAAAATCAACAGAATAG
- a CDS encoding DUF951 domain-containing protein, whose translation MEEKEFGLNDIVEMKKQHPCGTNRWKIIRMGMDIRIKCEGCSHSVMIPRKEFSRKMKKVLVKHEE comes from the coding sequence GTGGAAGAAAAAGAATTTGGACTAAACGATATTGTGGAGATGAAAAAACAGCATCCATGCGGCACGAATCGCTGGAAAATCATCCGCATGGGCATGGATATCCGCATCAAATGTGAAGGCTGCTCCCACAGCGTCATGATCCCGCGGAAAGAATTCTCCCGTAAAATGAAGAAAGTGCTTGTGAAGCATGAGGAATAA